In one Candidatus Nitronereus thalassa genomic region, the following are encoded:
- a CDS encoding DUF1499 domain-containing protein yields the protein MSPPAAGNSTDKRLAPCPSSPNCVSSQSKDPDHYIDPLAFHGSPEDTKTRLKHVLTSLPRTIIVEEGPTYLRAESTSLIFRFTDDLDFVIDAEQQLIHVRSASRVGYSDLGANRKRIEAIRQRFHRQP from the coding sequence GTGAGCCCCCCTGCTGCCGGAAATTCCACAGACAAACGATTGGCGCCCTGCCCGTCGTCTCCCAACTGTGTATCCTCCCAAAGCAAGGATCCCGACCATTACATCGACCCCTTGGCTTTTCACGGCTCGCCTGAGGATACCAAAACCCGCTTGAAGCACGTACTGACCTCACTACCACGCACCATCATTGTCGAAGAAGGGCCAACCTATCTTCGCGCGGAATCCACTTCATTGATTTTCCGCTTTACCGATGATCTCGACTTTGTTATTGATGCCGAGCAACAGCTCATCCACGTACGATCCGCTTCCCGAGTTGGCTACTCCGACCTCGGTGCAAACCGCAAACGAATCGAAGCCATCCGTCAACGATTCCATCGTCAGCCATAA
- the fsa gene encoding fructose-6-phosphate aldolase yields MKLYLDTGNISEIIEAASLGVLDGVTTNPSLIAKEGRDFRELLYEICKLVNGPISAEVVSLEAEAMVKEGKELAKIHKNIVVKCPLTPEGLKATRRLSSEGILVNVTLCFSPTQAILAAKAGAWCVSPFIGRLDDISSHGMELIRQILVIFEKYEYPTQVLVASVRHPQHVLESALLGGHICTIPFTVFQQIIRHPLTDIGLGKFQADWEAKTTTPALLR; encoded by the coding sequence ATGAAACTGTATCTTGATACGGGAAACATTAGTGAGATAATAGAAGCCGCAAGTCTTGGAGTCTTGGATGGCGTGACCACTAACCCCTCTCTCATAGCGAAGGAGGGTAGAGATTTTCGAGAACTGCTGTATGAAATTTGCAAACTTGTCAATGGTCCAATCAGCGCAGAAGTTGTCAGTCTTGAAGCTGAGGCTATGGTGAAGGAAGGAAAAGAATTAGCCAAAATTCATAAAAACATTGTCGTAAAATGTCCCCTTACACCAGAGGGTCTCAAGGCAACCAGAAGATTATCGAGCGAAGGAATTTTGGTAAATGTCACCCTCTGTTTTTCACCAACCCAGGCTATTTTAGCCGCAAAGGCTGGCGCCTGGTGTGTCTCCCCGTTCATCGGTCGCCTTGACGATATTAGCAGCCATGGGATGGAACTTATCCGTCAGATCCTCGTAATCTTTGAAAAATATGAGTATCCAACGCAAGTGTTGGTAGCCAGCGTGCGACATCCTCAACATGTGTTGGAATCAGCGTTGCTCGGTGGACATATTTGCACGATACCCTTTACGGTTTTTCAGCAAATCATTAGGCACCCGCTGACCGATATTGGACTTGGAAAGTTTCAAGCTGATTGGGAAGCGAAAACTACGACTCCAGCCCTTTTGAGATGA
- a CDS encoding sigma 54-interacting transcriptional regulator: protein MSNEVTVNTVSTNYYRALLEVTNILNSQRDSDSFWKAITGQIRHIIPWERAGITLFHPEINAFRFYVVETSLPKVILQSDMIIPREGSAIGWVYENLRTHIRCNLQGEQVFLEDQYYFQEGLGRMINLPMMVGNTCIGTLNIGSVQSGDPEPEDLEFLRHVATQIALAIDHVQAYEQIDLLRQQLADENQYLQEEIRATHNFGAMIGSSPVMEQIQELAEAVAPTNTTVLITGETGTGKELLARLIHELSPRRNKAFIRVNCAGLPVGLVESELFGHERGAFTGAEQRRIGRFELADGGTLFLDEIGEMSLESQAKLLRVLQDGLVDRIGGMHSVPVDVRIITATNSDLSVAVANGRFRSDLFFRLHVFPINVPPLRDRPEDIPLLARHFMDQFKSKFKRPCRIIEEDCLGRLLSYSWPGNVRELQNVIERAMILSTGPELRISKALFQAPSIPEKSAGSQTLKDSEKSQIIDALELAGWRISGPFGAAERLGINASTLRSRMKKLSISRPRHAVESLKNYLTLAFLPPYWWDLIIFI from the coding sequence GTGAGCAATGAGGTTACTGTAAACACGGTTTCAACCAATTATTATCGTGCGCTCTTGGAAGTCACGAACATTTTAAATTCGCAACGGGATTCCGATAGTTTTTGGAAGGCGATAACCGGACAAATACGCCATATCATTCCATGGGAACGGGCGGGAATTACTTTGTTTCATCCTGAGATAAATGCCTTCCGATTTTATGTGGTGGAAACCTCTCTTCCAAAGGTCATCTTGCAGTCGGATATGATTATTCCTCGTGAAGGAAGTGCGATTGGGTGGGTCTATGAAAATCTACGGACTCATATACGGTGCAATCTTCAGGGAGAACAAGTCTTTCTGGAAGACCAGTATTATTTTCAAGAAGGCCTAGGTCGCATGATCAATTTACCAATGATGGTCGGAAATACCTGTATCGGAACCCTCAATATCGGAAGCGTACAATCTGGAGATCCAGAACCGGAGGATTTGGAATTTCTCAGGCATGTCGCCACTCAAATTGCCTTGGCCATTGATCATGTTCAAGCCTATGAGCAGATTGATTTATTGCGTCAACAATTGGCGGATGAAAATCAATACCTTCAAGAAGAGATTCGTGCCACACACAATTTTGGCGCCATGATTGGATCCAGTCCTGTTATGGAACAAATCCAGGAATTGGCCGAAGCCGTGGCCCCGACGAACACCACGGTTTTGATCACTGGTGAAACAGGGACCGGAAAGGAATTACTGGCACGGTTAATCCATGAACTGAGTCCGCGTCGGAACAAAGCATTTATTCGCGTCAATTGTGCAGGATTGCCCGTTGGCTTGGTTGAGAGTGAATTGTTTGGTCACGAACGCGGGGCGTTTACCGGTGCAGAGCAACGTAGAATCGGTCGGTTTGAGTTAGCGGACGGTGGGACGTTGTTCCTCGATGAAATTGGGGAAATGTCTCTAGAATCCCAGGCCAAGTTGTTACGAGTTCTCCAAGATGGGTTGGTAGATCGAATTGGGGGAATGCATTCAGTGCCAGTGGATGTACGAATCATTACGGCCACCAATAGTGACCTGAGTGTTGCCGTGGCAAATGGGCGGTTTCGCTCGGATTTATTTTTTCGTCTTCATGTATTTCCCATCAACGTCCCACCCCTCCGGGATCGACCTGAGGATATTCCCCTATTAGCCCGGCATTTCATGGATCAATTCAAGAGTAAGTTTAAGCGACCGTGTCGTATCATCGAGGAAGACTGCTTGGGGCGTTTACTGAGCTATTCCTGGCCAGGTAATGTTCGGGAACTGCAAAACGTCATTGAACGGGCGATGATCCTTTCAACTGGTCCTGAACTTAGGATTAGTAAGGCCCTCTTTCAGGCACCCTCAATTCCGGAGAAATCCGCAGGCTCCCAGACTTTAAAAGATTCGGAGAAGTCCCAAATTATTGATGCACTCGAATTGGCTGGATGGAGAATCAGCGGGCCCTTTGGGGCTGCCGAACGTTTAGGAATTAACGCCAGTACCTTACGCAGTCGGATGAAAAAACTGTCTATCAGTAGGCCACGTCACGCAGTAGAATCTCTCAAGAATTACCTCACGCTTGCCTTCCTACCTCCCTATTGGTGGGACCTGATAATTTTTATCTAG
- a CDS encoding molybdopterin-dependent oxidoreductase: protein MFLSRRQFLKVTTGTVAAVALADKALALTALQPVIEVGNPLGEYPDRAWERVYHDQYRYDSSFTWCCSPNDTHACRIRAFVRNGVVMRVEQNYDHQTYEDLYGNRGTFAHNPRMCLKGYTMHRRVYGPYRLKGPLMRRGWKAWMDAGSPEFTPDVMSKYKFNARYLDDMLRVSWDTAFTYIAKAMLIIAERYSGEAGARRLREQGYPPEMIEMSKGSGVRCMKFRAGMPILGVIGKMGITRMNGGCGALLDTYIRKVQPNQAQGGRYWSNYTWHGDQNPAHPFWCGIQASDVDMNDMRFSKLNTSWGKNFVENKMPEAHWKLESIERGARCVVITPEYNPTAYRADYWIPVRPATDGALFLGACKIIFDENMHDHDFCSAYTDMPILVRSDTLQYLDPRDVIQGYQLPDFSKTYSGKVQTLDPAKIARLGGFMVWDINKGAAVPIHRELVGWHFRNSGIEPAMTGSYRVKLLNGREVDVLPVFQMYQAHLQDYDLDTVHQINRAPKDLIVRWARDSGTVKPAAIHNGEGTNHYFHQTIIARGAAMVLIITGNVGKFGTGQHTWAGNYKAGIWNATPWGGGGLGTHTAENPFKITLDPNAHGKEIYVRGYYYGEEVAYWNHGDTALIVNTPKYGRRVFTGKTHMPTPSKLRWVANVNVLNNAKHHYDMVKNVDPHIEMLVNQDVEMTSDVNHNDVSMAVNTWMEFTYPEHTATVSNPWFQVWKGGIRPLYDTRNDIDTVAGVAAKLTEMTGDRRFRDYFKFVYDNRVDVYLQRLLDASSTAYGYSVDTMLKSEKGWMVMSRTYPRQPFWEETNESKPQWTRTGRYENYRIEPEAIEYGENFISHREGTEATPYLPNAIMTTNPYVRPDDYGIPITAQHHDDKTVRNIALPWAEIKRYSNPLWEKGYQFYCVTPKTRHRVHSQWSVNDWVQMYESNFGDAYRMDKRTPGVGEHQLHVNPQAAKDRGINDGDYVYVDGNPVDRPYRGWKPSDPYYKVARLMIRAKYNPAYPYHVTMAKHAPFVSTAKSVKGHETRPDGRAIAMDTGYQSNFRYGAQQSFTRDWLMPMHQLDSLPGKHAVAWKFKFGYQVDNHAVNTVPKECLMRMTKAEDGGIGGRGPWEPVRTGFTPGQENEFMIKWLKGDHIKIKV, encoded by the coding sequence ATGTTTCTTTCTAGAAGACAGTTTTTAAAGGTCACCACGGGGACGGTGGCTGCCGTGGCGTTGGCCGATAAGGCGTTGGCGTTGACGGCGTTACAGCCGGTCATCGAAGTGGGCAATCCACTGGGTGAGTATCCGGACCGTGCCTGGGAGCGGGTGTACCACGATCAGTACCGCTATGATTCATCCTTTACCTGGTGTTGTTCCCCGAACGATACCCATGCCTGCCGGATTCGGGCCTTCGTCCGGAACGGCGTGGTGATGCGGGTGGAGCAAAACTACGATCACCAAACCTATGAAGATCTCTACGGCAATCGCGGCACGTTCGCGCACAATCCTCGGATGTGCTTGAAGGGCTACACGATGCACCGACGGGTGTATGGCCCGTATCGGTTGAAGGGCCCGTTGATGCGGCGTGGCTGGAAAGCCTGGATGGATGCGGGGAGCCCCGAATTCACGCCAGACGTGATGAGCAAATATAAATTCAATGCCCGATATCTCGATGACATGTTGCGGGTGAGTTGGGATACGGCGTTTACCTATATCGCCAAGGCGATGTTGATCATTGCCGAGCGGTACAGTGGCGAAGCCGGGGCCCGTCGGTTGCGGGAGCAAGGCTATCCCCCGGAAATGATTGAAATGTCCAAAGGCTCTGGTGTCCGGTGTATGAAGTTCCGGGCTGGGATGCCGATTTTGGGCGTGATCGGGAAGATGGGGATCACCCGGATGAACGGAGGGTGCGGGGCATTGCTCGACACCTACATTCGGAAAGTCCAACCCAACCAAGCTCAGGGTGGCCGGTATTGGTCGAACTATACCTGGCATGGGGACCAAAACCCAGCCCATCCGTTCTGGTGCGGTATCCAGGCCTCTGACGTCGACATGAACGACATGCGGTTTTCGAAGTTGAATACCAGCTGGGGGAAGAACTTCGTAGAAAACAAGATGCCGGAAGCCCACTGGAAGCTGGAGAGCATTGAGCGGGGTGCCCGGTGTGTGGTCATTACTCCGGAATACAATCCCACGGCGTATCGGGCGGATTACTGGATTCCGGTGCGACCGGCCACGGATGGAGCGTTATTCTTAGGGGCGTGTAAAATCATCTTTGATGAAAACATGCATGACCATGATTTCTGTTCGGCGTATACCGATATGCCCATCTTGGTGCGGTCGGATACGTTGCAATATTTAGATCCTCGGGATGTGATCCAAGGGTATCAGTTGCCAGATTTCTCGAAGACCTATTCAGGGAAAGTGCAAACCTTGGACCCCGCCAAAATTGCCCGCCTCGGTGGGTTTATGGTCTGGGATATTAATAAAGGTGCGGCGGTGCCGATTCATCGGGAATTGGTGGGCTGGCATTTCCGGAATAGCGGTATTGAACCGGCGATGACCGGGTCCTATCGGGTGAAGTTATTGAATGGGCGTGAAGTGGACGTGTTGCCAGTGTTCCAAATGTATCAAGCGCATTTGCAGGATTACGATTTGGACACGGTGCATCAGATCAACCGGGCCCCGAAGGACTTGATCGTCCGCTGGGCACGGGATAGTGGGACGGTCAAGCCGGCCGCCATTCATAACGGGGAAGGCACGAACCACTATTTCCATCAAACGATTATTGCTCGCGGAGCCGCGATGGTGTTGATCATCACGGGGAACGTCGGGAAATTCGGCACCGGGCAGCATACCTGGGCCGGAAACTACAAAGCGGGGATTTGGAATGCCACGCCATGGGGCGGTGGTGGTCTTGGGACCCATACCGCAGAAAATCCCTTCAAAATCACCTTGGACCCCAATGCGCATGGAAAAGAAATCTATGTGCGTGGGTATTACTATGGTGAGGAAGTCGCGTACTGGAACCATGGGGATACGGCGTTGATTGTGAACACGCCGAAGTATGGACGCCGGGTATTTACCGGAAAGACCCATATGCCCACTCCGAGTAAGCTACGGTGGGTGGCCAACGTGAACGTGTTGAACAACGCCAAACATCACTATGACATGGTGAAAAACGTGGATCCGCACATCGAGATGTTAGTCAATCAGGATGTGGAAATGACGTCAGACGTCAACCACAACGATGTGTCCATGGCGGTCAATACCTGGATGGAATTTACCTATCCCGAACACACCGCGACCGTGTCGAATCCGTGGTTCCAAGTGTGGAAGGGTGGCATTCGGCCTCTCTATGATACTCGGAATGACATCGACACCGTGGCGGGTGTCGCCGCGAAGTTGACGGAAATGACGGGCGATCGTCGATTCCGGGATTACTTCAAGTTCGTGTATGACAATCGGGTCGATGTGTATTTGCAGCGGTTGTTGGATGCGAGCTCGACGGCCTATGGCTACAGCGTGGATACCATGCTGAAGTCGGAAAAAGGCTGGATGGTGATGAGCCGGACCTATCCCCGGCAGCCATTCTGGGAAGAAACCAACGAATCCAAGCCCCAATGGACGCGGACCGGTCGGTATGAAAACTACCGCATCGAGCCGGAAGCCATTGAGTATGGGGAAAACTTCATTTCGCATCGGGAAGGGACGGAAGCCACGCCCTATCTGCCCAATGCGATCATGACGACCAACCCGTATGTGCGGCCGGATGACTACGGGATTCCCATCACGGCTCAGCATCATGATGATAAAACGGTGCGGAACATTGCGTTGCCGTGGGCGGAAATCAAACGGTACTCCAACCCACTCTGGGAAAAAGGGTATCAGTTCTATTGTGTGACGCCGAAGACGCGGCATCGGGTGCACAGTCAATGGTCCGTCAATGACTGGGTGCAGATGTATGAATCCAACTTCGGGGATGCGTATCGGATGGATAAACGGACGCCGGGTGTGGGTGAACATCAATTGCATGTGAATCCGCAAGCGGCTAAAGACCGGGGTATCAACGACGGGGACTATGTCTACGTCGATGGGAACCCAGTGGATCGTCCATATCGTGGGTGGAAGCCCTCAGATCCGTACTACAAAGTGGCACGGTTGATGATTCGGGCGAAGTACAATCCTGCATACCCGTACCATGTCACGATGGCGAAACATGCGCCGTTTGTGTCCACTGCGAAATCGGTGAAGGGGCATGAAACGCGGCCAGACGGACGCGCGATTGCGATGGATACGGGATATCAATCCAACTTCCGGTATGGGGCCCAACAGTCCTTTACCCGGGATTGGTTGATGCCCATGCATCAGTTAGACTCGTTGCCCGGCAAACATGCCGTGGCATGGAAGTTTAAATTCGGGTACCAAGTGGATAACCATGCGGTCAATACCGTGCCGAAAGAATGTCTGATGCGTATGACCAAAGCGGAAGACGGCGGGATCGGCGGTCGCGGACCCTGGGAGCCAGTCCGAACCGGGTTTACGCCTGGCCAGGAAAATGAGTTCATGATCAAGTGGCTCAAAGGCGACCACATTAAGATCAAGGTATAA
- a CDS encoding multicopper oxidase domain-containing protein, with the protein MMRMQTLRPVPILGLIILGLLQMSPFISPALAKTVKVELTAIETEVEIDGKGTKYKAWTFNGQFPGPVVRVTEGDEVHFILTNAKENSRPHSMDFHAAETNFLDNYREINPGEALEYVWKAKRPGVFAYHCGAFPMIQHLARGMVGAVIVDPKDSHALPKPDREYVLVQTELYLKDPDDVQAFFDRRYDHVVFNGGIFKYDPVHASAGGSFLEAKPGERVRFFFVNGGPNNFSALHPIAEIWDDVWESGNPANRLQGVQTFVIGPAGGAILDVVVDQAGIYPIVTHSLTDALRGAIALLEVKDDAKRLALMPFVQNLTPYKIGRASSPMTATKKH; encoded by the coding sequence ATGATGCGAATGCAAACTTTACGGCCCGTACCAATCTTGGGATTGATCATTTTGGGACTATTACAAATGAGCCCCTTCATCTCTCCTGCACTAGCAAAGACCGTCAAAGTGGAATTAACCGCCATTGAAACTGAAGTTGAAATCGACGGCAAAGGAACGAAGTACAAAGCATGGACTTTTAATGGGCAATTTCCAGGTCCCGTTGTGCGTGTGACCGAAGGGGATGAGGTTCATTTCATCCTCACCAACGCCAAGGAAAATAGTCGCCCTCATTCAATGGACTTTCATGCGGCTGAAACCAATTTTCTCGACAATTACCGGGAGATTAATCCCGGGGAAGCATTAGAATATGTCTGGAAGGCAAAACGACCTGGAGTCTTTGCGTATCATTGCGGGGCATTTCCCATGATTCAGCACCTGGCGCGGGGTATGGTTGGTGCCGTGATCGTTGATCCTAAAGATTCACATGCGCTACCAAAGCCTGATCGAGAATATGTGCTGGTACAAACAGAACTGTATCTCAAGGACCCTGACGATGTGCAAGCATTTTTCGATCGTCGGTACGATCACGTCGTGTTTAATGGGGGAATCTTTAAATATGATCCTGTACATGCTTCTGCAGGAGGAAGTTTTCTCGAAGCTAAACCTGGGGAACGGGTCAGGTTTTTTTTCGTGAATGGCGGGCCTAATAATTTTTCTGCGCTTCACCCCATTGCCGAAATATGGGACGACGTATGGGAAAGCGGGAATCCGGCGAATCGCCTCCAAGGTGTTCAAACATTTGTGATCGGCCCCGCGGGAGGAGCCATACTGGATGTGGTCGTTGATCAAGCGGGCATCTACCCCATTGTGACCCATTCCTTGACTGATGCATTACGCGGGGCGATTGCGCTTCTTGAAGTTAAAGATGACGCTAAGCGTCTGGCATTAATGCCCTTTGTTCAAAACTTAACACCGTATAAAATCGGAAGGGCGAGCTCTCCAATGACGGCAACAAAGAAACACTGA
- a CDS encoding 4Fe-4S dicluster domain-containing protein yields MPEVYNWQLGRKMLYPYEERHPKWQFAFVFNINRCLACQTCSMADKSTWLFSKGQEYMWWNNVETKPYGGYPQFYDVKITQLIEQVNPGGQVWNVRVGRKHHAPYGVFEGMTIFDAGAKVGQAAIGYIPTDQEWRFVNIYEDTATSMRAIVEGIDKTGFTKEEPWKMQGSSLPEHETYFFYLQRICNHCTYPGCLAACPRKAIYKRPEDGIVLIDQNRCRGYKKCVEQCPFKKPMYRGTTRVTEKCIACYPRVEGKDPLTGGEPMETRCMAACVGKIRLQNLVKIGEDGLWAEDRWNPLYYTIRVEQVALPLYPQWGTEPNGFYIPPRQAPRGYIRQMFGPGVDAAIEKYLVPSRELLAVLQLWRASQQIIFRYDVIPGPLVFETQIHGRRFQMYNDTVLGFNKSGKEAVRQQVEEPIYIRPAERVTWL; encoded by the coding sequence ATGCCAGAAGTATATAATTGGCAATTAGGACGGAAGATGCTGTATCCGTATGAGGAACGGCATCCGAAGTGGCAGTTTGCCTTTGTGTTCAATATCAATCGGTGTTTGGCCTGTCAGACCTGTTCCATGGCCGACAAGTCGACTTGGTTGTTCTCCAAAGGCCAGGAATACATGTGGTGGAACAATGTGGAAACCAAGCCGTACGGGGGCTATCCACAGTTCTACGATGTGAAAATCACGCAGTTGATCGAGCAAGTCAATCCCGGCGGACAAGTCTGGAACGTCCGTGTGGGTCGCAAACACCATGCGCCCTATGGCGTGTTCGAAGGAATGACCATTTTCGATGCGGGTGCCAAAGTTGGGCAAGCGGCCATCGGCTACATTCCTACAGACCAAGAATGGCGGTTTGTGAATATTTATGAAGACACGGCGACGTCGATGCGGGCCATTGTCGAAGGCATTGATAAAACCGGGTTTACCAAAGAAGAACCCTGGAAAATGCAAGGCAGCAGCTTGCCGGAGCATGAAACCTACTTCTTCTATCTCCAACGGATTTGTAACCACTGTACGTATCCGGGCTGTTTAGCCGCCTGTCCAAGAAAGGCCATCTACAAGCGGCCTGAAGACGGGATCGTGTTGATCGACCAAAACCGGTGTCGTGGGTACAAGAAGTGCGTGGAGCAATGCCCATTCAAGAAGCCCATGTATCGTGGAACGACTCGGGTGACCGAGAAGTGCATTGCGTGTTACCCCCGGGTGGAGGGTAAAGATCCTCTCACGGGTGGGGAGCCGATGGAAACGCGATGTATGGCCGCGTGCGTGGGGAAGATTCGCTTACAGAACCTCGTCAAGATTGGCGAAGATGGGCTGTGGGCGGAAGATCGCTGGAACCCACTGTATTACACCATTCGGGTGGAACAAGTGGCGTTACCGTTGTATCCCCAATGGGGAACAGAGCCGAATGGGTTTTATATCCCACCCCGGCAAGCACCTCGGGGGTACATCCGGCAGATGTTTGGGCCGGGCGTGGATGCGGCGATTGAGAAGTATTTGGTGCCGAGCCGGGAATTGTTAGCGGTGCTCCAATTGTGGAGAGCCAGCCAACAAATCATCTTCCGGTATGACGTGATTCCTGGCCCGCTCGTCTTTGAGACCCAGATTCACGGACGTCGGTTCCAAATGTATAACGACACCGTGTTAGGCTTTAACAAGTCTGGCAAGGAAGCCGTACGGCAGCAGGTGGAAGAGCCAATTTACATTCGGCCGGCCGAACGCGTCACCTGGTTGTAG
- a CDS encoding response regulator, protein MSDDGYRPLIFVVDDNEVVRKSIVKRLFRENFVVKGFESGEKVLEALDFEMPDLVFLDIKMPKLNGLETVKAMNKKGMMTPVVFLTAHRELVDMSKIKYKGIISLVTKSLELEDVVSVAKEAITNRRSLTF, encoded by the coding sequence ATGAGCGACGATGGGTATCGCCCTTTAATTTTTGTTGTTGATGATAACGAAGTTGTACGGAAAAGTATCGTTAAACGGCTTTTCCGAGAGAACTTTGTGGTTAAGGGTTTTGAGTCAGGAGAAAAGGTTTTAGAAGCTCTTGATTTTGAAATGCCTGATCTCGTGTTTTTAGACATTAAAATGCCAAAACTTAATGGTCTAGAGACGGTCAAGGCAATGAACAAGAAGGGGATGATGACACCTGTCGTCTTTTTAACGGCTCATAGAGAACTCGTGGATATGTCAAAGATCAAATATAAAGGGATCATTTCATTAGTAACCAAATCCTTGGAATTAGAAGACGTTGTATCGGTGGCCAAAGAAGCGATCACTAATCGACGATCTTTAACCTTTTGA
- a CDS encoding metalloregulator ArsR/SmtB family transcription factor, translating into MKPASISPSCVDKLKLLADPTRLAVLESLMDQPRRVGELVSILEVEQSLLSHHLALLREAGLVDALRKGKAVLYQLSSNVGNATTGKALDLGCCQLSFSSSSKKGNRT; encoded by the coding sequence ATGAAACCTGCATCCATCTCCCCGTCTTGTGTGGACAAACTCAAACTTTTGGCCGACCCCACCCGGCTAGCTGTCCTTGAATCCTTAATGGACCAACCGCGTCGTGTGGGAGAACTCGTATCCATTCTTGAGGTGGAACAAAGCCTGCTTTCCCACCACCTGGCATTGCTTCGAGAAGCCGGGCTCGTAGATGCCCTTCGAAAAGGAAAGGCTGTCCTTTATCAACTCTCCTCGAACGTCGGAAACGCCACCACGGGAAAAGCTCTCGACCTCGGATGTTGCCAACTCTCATTTTCTTCCTCTTCAAAAAAGGGGAACCGCACATGA
- a CDS encoding PEP-CTERM sorting domain-containing protein, whose translation MKTRLGSGLTMLALAGMLFAGTPSAEAVNFTVYTNKTDWTNALSTSVVTENFSDATLNSGLSVVSGFGSAGVSGGEWYDRADAPGLFTTWSFGTSIYAFGGNWDLATNGAGTGLQLKILGNLITPQIPDSSTGQFYGVIADTVFSSVIVQEGTQGGARETYFLDNLVYSFYETQSNPVPEPGTMLLFGTGLAGIVAWRMKKVQA comes from the coding sequence ATGAAAACGAGGTTAGGCTCAGGATTAACTATGTTGGCGTTAGCCGGAATGCTCTTCGCCGGGACACCCTCTGCAGAAGCAGTCAATTTCACTGTCTACACTAATAAAACCGATTGGACCAATGCCTTATCAACTTCAGTCGTAACGGAAAATTTTAGTGATGCGACCCTAAATTCCGGACTTAGCGTGGTGTCTGGATTTGGAAGCGCAGGTGTGAGCGGTGGAGAATGGTATGATCGCGCAGATGCACCGGGGCTTTTCACGACTTGGTCTTTTGGAACGAGCATTTATGCCTTTGGCGGAAATTGGGACCTAGCAACAAATGGAGCGGGCACTGGACTCCAGTTAAAAATTCTTGGCAATTTAATCACCCCGCAAATACCCGACTCTTCAACGGGCCAGTTTTATGGAGTTATAGCTGATACAGTTTTCAGTTCCGTTATTGTTCAGGAAGGGACCCAAGGTGGGGCTAGAGAAACCTATTTCCTCGATAACTTGGTGTATTCCTTTTATGAGACCCAAAGTAATCCTGTTCCTGAACCCGGCACAATGTTGCTCTTCGGTACGGGCTTGGCCGGGATCGTGGCCTGGCGTATGAAAAAAGTTCAAGCGTAA
- a CDS encoding methylated-DNA--[protein]-cysteine S-methyltransferase has product MKSPIGRILLVGNGQSLNQLAFQDGPHPLKKDPRWACAEAPFKKPIEQLKEYFSGKRKSFSIKLSPTGTPFQQQVWQALRSIPYGKTVSYGEIAKAIGKPKASRAVGAANGKNPVSIIVPCHRVIGSTGKLVGYGGGLPIKERLLSLEQSQKSKKP; this is encoded by the coding sequence ATGAAAAGCCCTATTGGAAGAATATTATTAGTGGGGAATGGACAATCGTTGAATCAACTAGCATTCCAAGATGGACCACATCCCCTGAAAAAAGACCCCAGATGGGCGTGTGCGGAAGCACCTTTCAAAAAGCCTATTGAACAACTGAAAGAATATTTTTCTGGGAAACGGAAATCATTTAGCATTAAACTTTCTCCAACAGGTACGCCCTTTCAACAACAAGTCTGGCAAGCCTTGCGATCGATTCCATATGGAAAAACTGTTTCCTATGGCGAGATTGCAAAAGCCATTGGCAAACCCAAAGCCTCCCGAGCCGTGGGAGCGGCAAATGGAAAGAATCCGGTATCGATTATCGTCCCCTGTCACCGAGTCATTGGGAGCACGGGAAAGCTGGTAGGATATGGTGGGGGCCTGCCAATCAAAGAAAGGCTCCTGTCTCTCGAACAATCCCAAAAGTCTAAGAAGCCGTGA